The stretch of DNA GACCTGGAGGCCGGGATGGCCAAGCTGCTGGCCGCCCGCGTCGCCTGGGCCAATGCCGACAACGCCGTGCAGAGCCATGGCGGCAACGGCTTCGCGCTGGAATACGAGGTCAGCCGCATCCTCTGCGACGCCCGCATCCTCAACATCTTCGAGGGCGCCGGCGAGATCCAGGCCCAGGTCATCACGCGGCGCCTGCTCGACGGCGCGAACTGATTCCGGTGGGCGCGCGGGGGTTGGCTGGGCCGGCCCGCGCGCCTTCTGAGCTGCGTCGGCGGGCCTTCCGAACCGTCCCGCGCGCCTTCTCTATCGGCCACCCCCGAGTGCGGGGATGACATCGGCCGCCCGTTCCGCGATCCTGCCCCATGCCAACGGCATTGGGGAGAAAGCACATGGCGCGCACGTCCGAATATCTGCAGCGGGCCGCCGACCGGGTGATGATCCAGGACCTGCTGGCCCGTTACGCCTGGGAGGTCGACCATGGCGACCCGAAAGACTGGGCCGCGCTGTTCACCGAGGACGGAGTCTTCGAGATCCCGGCGGTGAAGGTGAAGGCAGAGGGCCGCGCGGAACTCGCCGAGTTCGCCGCCGACCTGCAGCGCGCGATCCCGAACGTCCACCATGTCCAGACCAACTTCGTCATCGAGCTGGACGGCGATCGCGCATGGGGGCGCTGTGAACTGAACGAGTTCATGGCCCGGCCGGAGGCGGTCTATCCCAACCTGCAGGGCTGGTACGAGGACGACTACCTCTACCGGGGCGGACACTGGCGCATCGCGCACCGGCGGGTCTTCACCGCCGAACCGAAGAGCACGGTCACCGGCAAGGTCGGCGAGCACTTCCAGCCCTTCCACGAGATCTGCAAGACGAAGTGGCGGAAGGCCTGACCGCCGCCTGACAGACGGCCGCCGCGGGCCGCGGTCCCTACGATGTACCGTAGCGCGCCAGCAGGGCGGCGCATTCGGCCATCTGCTCGACGTCGTCGAAGGCCGGCACGCCCGCCGCCTCCAGCTTCGCGAACCAGTCCGCCCTGTGCGGCAGGGTGCCCATCATGGCGTGCATGAAGGGCACCGGGCATTCTCCGGCCAGTTCGGCCAGCGCCGCGACGACCGGGTCTGCGTCGACCATGAAGGGGACGACGTGGATGCCGAGCACGGCGTCATAGCCGTCGAGGCCATGATCCAGCAGCGCGCGGAAGGCCATGCGGAAGCGGTCCTCGC from Minwuia thermotolerans encodes:
- a CDS encoding nuclear transport factor 2 family protein, which codes for MARTSEYLQRAADRVMIQDLLARYAWEVDHGDPKDWAALFTEDGVFEIPAVKVKAEGRAELAEFAADLQRAIPNVHHVQTNFVIELDGDRAWGRCELNEFMARPEAVYPNLQGWYEDDYLYRGGHWRIAHRRVFTAEPKSTVTGKVGEHFQPFHEICKTKWRKA